Proteins encoded in a region of the Mycolicibacterium duvalii genome:
- a CDS encoding cytochrome P450: protein MAITTAVSEARFDEASFYLGDPNATFRELRDTEPVHWYERGKFWVVTKYDDIKSISARPEKFSSERIAIMMDLIAHREGRDPQGYGARGIMFMDPPKHRAHRKALGVRFTPSAVAKLEARVREVIASIFDDLPDGEFDWIERVAEPFPVYVFAYLLGVPEADWAKVAGWATTIAKVGSGVAEDADMELIFGVIAPYLMDLVAQRAENPTDDLLSMLSQVRIDGEPFNEIEVMTYALTLLAAGSETTQSLIAGIAACFDMHPEQAEQAFADPEVGTNAVEEVLRWWTPVMSMARQATQDVELRGATIRAGDGLLLAYASANRDADHWGPTAEHFDVHRADAAGHLGFGVGEHFCMGAALARREARVVLDEVIKRAKAIRVTGEGVLRPSSLVHTYDRLPVTLDYR, encoded by the coding sequence ATGGCGATCACGACGGCTGTCTCCGAAGCCCGCTTCGACGAGGCCTCCTTCTACCTCGGTGACCCCAATGCGACGTTCCGGGAGCTGCGGGACACCGAGCCCGTGCACTGGTACGAACGCGGAAAGTTCTGGGTGGTCACCAAGTACGACGACATCAAATCGATCTCGGCCCGGCCGGAGAAGTTCAGTTCCGAGCGCATCGCGATCATGATGGACCTGATCGCCCACCGGGAGGGCCGAGATCCGCAGGGTTACGGCGCCAGGGGCATCATGTTCATGGATCCGCCGAAGCACCGAGCCCATCGCAAAGCTCTGGGGGTGCGGTTCACCCCGTCTGCGGTGGCCAAGCTGGAGGCCCGGGTGCGCGAGGTGATCGCCTCGATCTTCGACGACCTGCCCGACGGGGAGTTCGACTGGATCGAGCGGGTCGCAGAACCGTTCCCGGTGTATGTCTTCGCCTATCTGTTGGGAGTGCCGGAGGCCGACTGGGCCAAGGTCGCGGGCTGGGCGACCACCATCGCGAAAGTGGGCAGCGGGGTCGCCGAGGACGCCGATATGGAACTGATCTTCGGTGTGATAGCGCCGTATCTGATGGATCTGGTCGCCCAGCGGGCCGAGAACCCCACCGATGATCTGTTGTCGATGCTGTCGCAGGTCCGCATCGACGGCGAGCCGTTCAACGAGATCGAGGTGATGACGTATGCGCTCACCCTGCTGGCTGCGGGCAGCGAAACCACCCAGAGCCTGATCGCCGGTATCGCTGCCTGTTTCGACATGCACCCCGAGCAGGCTGAGCAGGCGTTCGCCGACCCTGAGGTCGGCACCAACGCGGTCGAAGAGGTCCTGCGCTGGTGGACGCCGGTGATGAGCATGGCCCGTCAGGCCACCCAGGATGTCGAGCTGCGCGGGGCGACGATCCGTGCCGGCGACGGGTTGCTGCTGGCCTACGCATCGGCCAATCGCGACGCCGACCACTGGGGCCCGACGGCCGAGCACTTCGACGTCCACCGGGCCGACGCGGCTGGGCACCTGGGCTTCGGGGTGGGGGAACATTTCTGCATGGGTGCGGCGCTGGCGCGCCGGGAAGCGCGGGTGGTGCTCGACGAGGTGATCAAGCGGGCCAAAGCAATTCGTGTCACCGGCGAGGGGGTGCTGCGGCCGTCGTCATTGGTGCACACCTACGACCGCCTGCCGGTCACCCTGGACTACCGCTGA